The following are encoded in a window of Castanea sativa cultivar Marrone di Chiusa Pesio chromosome 5, ASM4071231v1 genomic DNA:
- the LOC142636067 gene encoding CBL-interacting serine/threonine-protein kinase 23, with translation MASKSSSSSSAAAAAAANNNGRTRVGKYELGRTLGEGNFAKVKFARNVETGENVAIKILDKEKILKHKMITQIKREISTMKLIRHPNVIRMYEVMASRTKIYIVMEFVTGGELFDKIASKGRLKEDEARKYFQQLINAVDYCHSRGVFHRDLKPENLLLDANAVLKVSDFGLSALPQQVREDGLLHTTCGTPNYVAPEVINNKGYDGAKADLWSCGVILFVLMAGYLPFEDSNLMSLYKKIFKAEFTCPPWFSSSAKKLIKRILDPSPSTRITIAEVIENEWFKKGYKPPSFEQADISLADVDSIFNEIGHSGELVVERREEGLVPVAPVTMNAFELISTSQGLNLSTLFEKQMGLVKRETRFASKCSANEIISKIEQAATPLGFDVKKNNYKLKLQGEKTGRKGHLSVATEIFEVAPSLYMVEVRKSGGDTLEFHKFYKNLTVGLKDIVWKTAEEAEEGKKSDGVVASS, from the exons ATGGCATCGAAGTCGTCTTCGTCGTCgtcggcggcggcggcggctgCGGCCAACAATAACGGCAGGACGCGTGTGGGGAAGTACGAGCTTGGTCGAACCCTAGGCGAGGGCAATTTCGCGAAGGTCAAGTTTGCTCGGAATGTCGAAACCGGTGAGAACGTCGCTATCAAGATTCTCGACAAAGAAAAGATTCTCAAGCACAAGATGATCACTCAG ATTAAACGTGAAATTTCGACTATGAAACTGATCAGACACCCAAATGTTATTCGTATGTATGAG GTGATGGCTAGCAGGACGAAAATATATATAGTCATGGAATTTGTGACCGGTGGGGAATTGTTTGACAAAATT GCAAGTAAAGGAAGGTTGAAGGAAGATGAAGCTAGAAAGTATTTTCAGCAACTTATTAATGCTGTAGATTACTGTCATAGCAGAGGTGTATTTCATAGAGACCTAAAG CCAGAGAATTTACTGCTGGATGCTAATGCAGTTCTTAAAGTTTCGGATTTTGGATTAAGTGCACTACCACAACAAGTTCGA GAAGATGGATTGCTTCACACAACATGTGGTACGCCAAATTATGTTGCTCCAGAG GTGATCAACAACAAAGGCTATGATGGAGCTAAGGCAGATCTGTGGTCATGCGGTGTGATTCTTTTTGTCTTGATGGCTGGATATTTACCTTTTGAAGACTCGAACCTCATGTCATTATATAAGAAG ATATTCAAGGCTGAATTCACATGTCCTCCATGGTTCTCCTCAAGTgcaaaaaaactaatcaaaagAATCCTGGACCCTAGTCCCTCAACT CGGATTACAATTGCCGAGGTCATTGAGAATGAGTGGTTTAAGAAAGGATACAAGCCACCTAGTTTTGAGCAAGCTGATATTAGTCTTGCTGATGTGGATTCTATCTTCAACGAAATAGGG CATTCTGGAGAGCTTGTTGTGGAGAGGAGGGAAGAAGGACTTGTGCCTGTGGCACCTGTCACTATGAATGCATTTGAGCTAATCTCTACATCTCAGGGTCTCAACCTCAGTACCCTTTTTGAAAAGCAAATG GGGCTTGTTAAAAGGGAAACAAGATTTGCTTCCAAATGTAGTGCTAATGAGATAATCTCAAAAATTGAGCAAGCTGCAACACCTCTTGGTTTTGATGTGAAGAAAAATAACTATAAG TTGAAGCTTCAAGGTGAAAAAACTGGACGTAAAGGTCATTTATCTGTTGCAACAGAG ATTTTTGAGGTGGCCCCTTCACTCTACATGGTTGAGGTTCGCAAGTCTGGAGGAGATACTCTAGAATTTCACAAG TTCTATAAGAATCTCACAGTTGGGCTGAAAGATATTGTTTGGAAAACAGCCGAGGAAGcagaagaagggaaaaaaa GTGATGGTGTTGTGGCATCTTCATAA